The sequence below is a genomic window from Glycine max cultivar Williams 82 chromosome 20, Glycine_max_v4.0, whole genome shotgun sequence.
ATGCTCGGCTTTCAGATAAAGTACAGTAGTCCTCACGGCTTAGTTTGCCATGCTCAACAGTTCTTGAGCCACCTTTTATATGTGACATTATTTCGGTGAACACTTGATAAGAATCCATCTTCTTACACAGCTGAGTATTGAAGTGTGGCCAATATATTGAATCAAACCTTTCATAATTCACCTCCTTCCTCAATATTAAGGTTTCCAATTCTACTAACCTTGAACCAAGATCCTTtcccttgagattataatatctCTCAAAATAAGAATTTCCCAATGTCCCATCAAGCATCAGCAAAAATGTACGAAATGTTATCACAAGTGGATATAAATTTGATGGAACCCCATTAAAGGAATCTGGGATATTCTTATCAGTACTGGCAGCTAAGGTACTTCCATCCCCAAAGGACCTGTGTGATGCatccaaaacaaaatttagTAACCATGATACAAGGCATGTATAATTCAATTCAATGAAAGTATGTGAGAACCAATCAATTACTTTATGGAACTCAGAGTTGACATGGTTTGACTTAGTCATTACATTGTTCATTAGACAGAAAACATCAAAATCAGCATTCCATAAGGTAATTCACttccaaacttcatctttttattGCTTTATAGGGTCTATGGTCAGGAACTTATTACCCTTTGCATCACAGAATACatatcaaattctttattttatatatgaaacacGGTTGATGACTGATACTTTTCTACTGTGAATGTATGCTATAATTAATCTGATAAAAGTCTAAAACTAGAAGGCTGCATTTTTTATTTCCGTCATCATTTTATACTTTGAGAAATTAAGGGAAAACTAAAGCAGCTCCCAAAGAATACATAGTCTTATAAAAGAAGCTACATACCTTCTCAAACGAGAAACATGATGTTGGACCTTCTGGCATAGTCCAGGACTCAATGTCACAAACAGCTGTCTTAAGATTGGTCTTTCAGTCTCAGAAACGATGTCCTTAGACGCTTCCAGATTTGCATAATTGTTGAATCCATATGCTTCTTCAACTGCCACATGGTGCAATTTCTCATTTTGGATTAGCTTAGTGATCAAAACCGTGGTTTTGCCGGTACCACTGCGACCAAGTACAAATGTACTTTTGGGAAAAAGAATAATCTTGCGCTGCTCATCAGTTACGTTGTATGGAAGATCCACTTGTAAACTGTCGAGGCCATAAAGCATGTAATCTCTTGAAATTGAGCAGTACTTCATCAATAACGTACTCTCATCCTCAACCCCTGAGTTTTCATCATCACTTCCATCTTCATTGGCATTTTTCTCTCCCACATTTGCATCATTATGAACATTCTTAAACTTTTGGATATTTGCCGAAAGTGGCCAACTCAATGGAAACTCTATGTTCCTGTTTTCAAAGAAAGAAGCCAAAGGCTCCATATTATTTAAGGGTAGAAAAacctaaatatatttaaattaatgcaATTGAAAGCACTCACccatctttctttttgcacctGCACCTGCTGATATATTCATTTGTGTATCCTTTGAACACTTTGTCAAGGCGCTTAGCTAACTGTGGGATATCCTCTAAAGGCAATATATTCCATATCTTCAAAACTTGAATATACCTTGATGCTTTGACTATGTCGATTGAGCAAATAACATAGAAGCTTTCAACCTTAAATTGTTTCAACATCTGTGAGGAATTTTCACAAGACAAATCCACAGAAAACCTTTTGGGTCTCCAGCCACTAGAAAGTCTTATCAGAAGgtttataacatttttcttgATCTTTTCAGACCTGATCCTTTTGAATGATCTCAggaatttgtcactgaaatgaacCTGCAAATGTGTGCATTGGCAGCAATGTTTAGAGCAGATCTcacatatattcacatatattagGATATCAATAACAAATCAGTCATGGCTTAAACTGCCTTCAACTTAGACCAAAATAACGGGTTAATATCAAGTATACTATGTTTTAATGagttataaaatatcaaaccgTGATTACATAAGGGTGAGCTTTTACTACCGTCTGAACAAGAGATGcagattcaaatatttattatgagaaTGAACATCTAAGGAGTAGCTAACAACTCAAATCAAAAGTTAATAAAAGAACAAGTATAAAATAAGTCAAGGATCCATATACCTTCCACAATTGACTTTTGAAAAGGACACTATTTGTATCAAGCAAATCATCTAACTGATTTGACGCTTTCTTCGCATCCAATATTGCTTTTCCCAATTCCTTATCTTGATCAGCATCAAAGAAACATTTCCGATTTTTGGCATCAAGCACTATAGCCTTCCAAACATTTTCATTGCTTGCAAGGGCCCTTTCATTCCCCAAAATCCATAAGCAGTGCCTACAAAATATCAAACCAACAGCAACTTTTCACTTAATAAGATATAAGActtacaaaaaatagaaaagtttAGAGCACAAGAACTACCTAGCCCTTGTAAGAGCAACATTAGTCCTCTGTGGAGAGGAAATGAACTCAAGAGATGTTCTGTTATTAGTTCTTACAgttgataatataataacatCCTTCTCCCCCCCCTGAAAACCATCAATGGACTTCACGTCCACATTAAATCCATCATGACTTTCATAAATCTGTCCAAGTTTCTCCTGAATTGCAACAACTTGGCCAACATAGGGAGACACTATACCAATGCTGAGTTTGTGCTTTGAGTTCAACCATGCTGAAACAAGGAAAAGGCAGCTTTATACTAAAATTCAGACATCAACTATTTTAAGCAACATCTTTGTATTCTTTCCTTTTGACTACATGAGTTACTAAATATACCAGGTGAAAATGACAAAGCTGGTCTTTTTTCACCCTTAGGTGACTCATGATTAACTTCAGTTATTAGTACTACCAGGACAAGTAGAATCTCCTAGATAAAAGCTTATAACCaagtataacaattttttttattcagaacTGAACTTCTTTCAAATAAAGAAATGCAGCTCAAGGATATCAGATATTCTATAGGGAAGTTTTATCGTCATCTAAGGTCCAGCACCAAAGAtggaaagaacaataaaaagaatgaaaaaatactAGAAATTACTGCTGAAATTTTGAATAGATGAACATACCTTTGAACAAATTTTTCAGTATTGTCATCACGACTGCAACCTCAGCCATATTTTTATAGCTTCTTCCTGCATCATCAAATTGTTCTTTTCCTTCAAATacatttataaaagaataaGGACCAAACATTGGCCCTGGAAGGTATTGCTTTACATAGTCAATTCTTTCAACATTAGATGCATCctgaattttgttaaaatagaaatatgaaTTTGGAAATGAACTTATTTGTGGATGCATCCTATGCTGCATATTAAGGAGATACTTTGGGAAACCTAATGAACTCAATCTTTGAAATAAGCTCCTCCCAAAACCAGCTTCATTAGAAACCTTGTACACATAAAGAATAAGCATAAATCAAATTAGTAATAAAAGGAGAATTGGGGATGAAGAATtatctgataaaaaaattatatatgcttGATAGTGGTTACATACATTGCTTCTAACCATTGAAGATAGTTGACATTCATCACCAAAAAGAAGGGCATGGCTAATGCCTGGAAGTAACAGAGGTATTATTGATTCACAGTCTTTTAGCATTGCAGCCTCATCTATCACCAAAATGTTCAGTGGCTTCATGGTTAAAGAATGCAGCTTATGAGAACCAGAAGCAGTGGAAAATATCAATGATGATGTCTGGAAACAAAACTCCCTAATCTCACTGTTATTAGATTTTTTCAACATGAAGTCTTGAAGTGAATGTTCCACCGCCAATAAAGCATTAAGACATGCAGTTCGCTTCTCGTACAACTGGTATGCATCACCATCAAATGACCAAGAAATCGTCTGGTATGCAACTGGTAACTTTTTATAGGAGAAAAGTTTTTCCAATCGTTCAGAAAACAAAGTATTTTTCAACAACAGGTCTTGAAATGATTCAAGTGCCTCATTTAAGCACAGTAAGTTTTGATAGTTATGTTTCAGCAAGTGACTCATGGCTACATGTGTACACAAGATAGAAATGAACGCTTTCAATGGCAATGCTATAGAATGAAACCCTTCTCTCAGAAACACTAAAAATGATTTGGCCATGCTCCCCTCCCTTTTCATATTCTCAACATATATATGATAATCGGAAACACAATATTCAAGAAAACCAATCATTGATTTTAGACTGGAACTGAATCCATTATATGGGGAAAAACATTCTGTAAGCTGTTGCACACGATGATCCAAATATACATCTTCAACATCTTCTCCAATTTTCAGCCTCTCATTGTACCCGAACAATAGGACTTCTCCCATTGAACAAAACAAATCACCAGATTCTTTACTATGTGCCTCTTTCATTATATCTACAACACGTGATGCAACTTCTTTGATTGCAACATTTGTGGGGGCACATACAAGGACTCTATATTTCATTTTCAACAGAGCATAAAGCAGTGTACCCAAAGTTCTAGTCTTTCCTGTGCCTGGGGGACCCCATATGAGCTTCACAGCGGAGTTGTGATTGCAATTGAGGCCAGAAAGACATGCAGAAATTGCCTTATTTTGAGATTCATTCAGCTCTGATAATAACATTTGATATGTACAGTCATCCCTTAAAGCATCAGACGGATAGCTACATCCACAACATTCCTCAACCTGTTTTCCAGCATACATTCATCAGCTATTGtactaatttcaaaattatcttaaaataatatagaaCATAGTTTCCATAAATATATTGGAATTTGAGAATCAATTTATCTTATTGGTGTGGTTAGTCCGGTGTCTGAATGGCACCAAATGTTAATTGTAATGAAGAATAGTGTGTTCAATCCTATAACAAATAACAGACAATTCGCATTTAGCAAATCATGAATATATGTTACCACCATCTTAGTTTTTAGTTAAACagtgaataaaattataagatgctgcattaaaaatttcattttaggttcctttaaacattttttaatccttaaagttatggcatttttttttatttttttgtaattagttcctatttaaattatatattcaaattttgttCATAAAAATTGTATGTCTTGTCtcaaggactaaaaatacaattactaaaaaaaagactaaaagaaACACATTTTTAGGAATCAAAaacaatttcaataaaattaactttCTTACATCGTCTCTGCTGCACAAAATCTGCCTGAGTAGCTTCAAATTACCAGGCATATGAAGTGCACCCCAAATTCTTCTATTAGGGTTTACATTTGTCAAGAAGATGAGAAATAGAGTTTTATTCCTCCTCTCTTCCAGGTCAATATCTTTTGATGCCTTAACTTTCAAAGAAGTGCTATCACCCTCATCTTCTGTTGTCCATACGGTTGACGCAAAACACCACAACCTTCTAATCCTTTGCAAGTCTCTTACAGCTTCTGGTTTATAATCAGCCAAAATCAAAACATCACCAGGTAAAGTTCTGTATGGTTCTCCTCCATGATGAGAAAACCTGTTTTTCCAGCCATCAATTTTCAAGTTATACAGTTTATTTTGAAGTGGTTTGGCCTCTTTTATACCAATCACCTCTGTATAAGGTGCTTGGTGTATGATCTCCATACTTGAGCATAGTTGTGCTCTTGTTTCCTCCAATAAAGGGTAGGCATAAGATTGAACGTAGTGATCAATGGACTGAAATGATAGATCAATCTT
It includes:
- the LOC100781902 gene encoding uncharacterized protein; translated protein: MEGETTSKKKKANDDHGFIDLIFSWSIEDILNEDMYKNKVQKIDLSFQSIDHYVQSYAYPLLEETRAQLCSSMEIIHQAPYTEVIGIKEAKPLQNKLYNLKIDGWKNRFSHHGGEPYRTLPGDVLILADYKPEAVRDLQRIRRLWCFASTVWTTEDEGDSTSLKVKASKDIDLEERRNKTLFLIFLTNVNPNRRIWGALHMPGNLKLLRQILCSRDDVEECCGCSYPSDALRDDCTYQMLLSELNESQNKAISACLSGLNCNHNSAVKLIWGPPGTGKTRTLGTLLYALLKMKYRVLVCAPTNVAIKEVASRVVDIMKEAHSKESGDLFCSMGEVLLFGYNERLKIGEDVEDVYLDHRVQQLTECFSPYNGFSSSLKSMIGFLEYCVSDYHIYVENMKREGSMAKSFLVFLREGFHSIALPLKAFISILCTHVAMSHLLKHNYQNLLCLNEALESFQDLLLKNTLFSERLEKLFSYKKLPVAYQTISWSFDGDAYQLYEKRTACLNALLAVEHSLQDFMLKKSNNSEIREFCFQTSSLIFSTASGSHKLHSLTMKPLNILVIDEAAMLKDCESIIPLLLPGISHALLFGDECQLSSMVRSNVSNEAGFGRSLFQRLSSLGFPKYLLNMQHRMHPQISSFPNSYFYFNKIQDASNVERIDYVKQYLPGPMFGPYSFINVFEGKEQFDDAGRSYKNMAEVAVVMTILKNLFKAWLNSKHKLSIGIVSPYVGQVVAIQEKLGQIYESHDGFNVDVKSIDGFQGGEKDVIILSTVRTNNRTSLEFISSPQRTNVALTRARHCLWILGNERALASNENVWKAIVLDAKNRKCFFDADQDKELGKAILDAKKASNQLDDLLDTNSVLFKSQLWKVHFSDKFLRSFKRIRSEKIKKNVINLLIRLSSGWRPKRFSVDLSCENSSQMLKQFKVESFYVICSIDIVKASRYIQVLKIWNILPLEDIPQLAKRLDKVFKGYTNEYISRCRCKKKDGNIEFPLSWPLSANIQKFKNVHNDANVGEKNANEDGSDDENSGVEDESTLLMKYCSISRDYMLYGLDSLQVDLPYNVTDEQRKIILFPKSTFVLGRSGTGKTTVLITKLIQNEKLHHVAVEEAYGFNNYANLEASKDIVSETERPILRQLFVTLSPGLCQKVQHHVSRLRRSFGDGSTLAASTDKNIPDSFNGVPSNLYPLVITFRTFLLMLDGTLGNSYFERYYNLKGKDLGSRLVELETLILRKEVNYERFDSIYWPHFNTQLCKKMDSYQVFTEIMSHIKGGSRTVEHGKLSREDYCTLSESRASSLSIEIRNMIYDIFQSYEKMKIHYGEFDLGDVVVDVHSRLRNKRYKGDKMNFVYIDEVQDLTMAQIALFKHICRNVEDGFVICGDTAETVGRGIDFRFEDVRSIFYKMFVLESKSYNDNQRKEKGHISDIFVLGQNFRTNAEVLKLSQSILELLYHFFPHSTDKLKVETSLIDGEAPVVIRSRNNANSILTAFGKSKNNGDNLGRSGTEQVVLVRDNLAKEEVLQVAGKQALVLTILECKGLEFQDVLLYKFFASSPLQRRWGVIYDYMKEQHMVDSRNHANFWRCFDRDSKHNVLCSDLKQLYVAVTRARRRLLIYEDAEEFSGPMFDYWKMKNLVQFQYQD